From the Finegoldia magna ATCC 29328 genome, the window TGATTTCGTTGTCTTTGATTTCGTCTTCACTTGCAATGATAAGCTCACAATTTCTTGGAATTGCATTGTGTTTTGTTCCACCATTTAATGATACAATTCTCAAATTGTGACGAGTTGACAATTCTTTTAGAATTTGAACTGTGGATTCGATGGCATTTAAGTGATTTTTATCAATATCTTGACCACTGTGACCACCTCTGAAACCATTGATTGCGATTTTGTAGAAATATTTCCCAAAATCTTCACGTTTGATTGCAAATTCAGAATTCAAAGTAATTCCACCAGCGCAACCACAAGTCATGATTCCTTCTTCTTCACTGTCAACGTTGATGAGGTATTTGCCTTTTAGGAAATCTTCACTTACGGCATTCGCACCGATAAGTCCTACCTCTTCGTTTGTTGTTATCATCAATTCCAAATCTGGATGTGACAAATTTTCGTCTTGTAAAATAGCAATTCCCATCGCAACGGCAATTCCATTGTCTGCTCCAAGTGTTGTCTTGTTGGCAGTTAATTTGCCATTTTCTATAATAAATTCGATCGGATCTTTAGTAAAATCGTGATCGCTGTCATCTTCTTTTTCGCAAACCATGTCCATGTGGCCTTGCAAAATAACTCCTGGATGACCTTTTTTATCTTCTGTTGCAGGCTTTCTGATTACGATGTTTAATTCGTCGTCAACGTCGTATTCAAGCCCCAATTCTTTTGCTTTATTTACTAAGTATTCGTTAATTCTTTTTTGGTCAAATGAACAACGAGGAACATTTGACAATTCTCGGAAATTTTCTAATACTATATTTTTCATTTAATTACACCTCAAGTTTTATATACCCAATAAATTAATAAAACTCACAAAAAATTTTGATTTTAATTGTGGCTCAAATACGCATTTATAAATTTATCCAAATCGCCATCCAACACATCTTGCACTTGTGAACTTTCGCAGTTTGTTCTGTGATCTTTTACCAATGTGTATGGTTGGAAGACGTAGGATCTGATTTGTGAGCCCCACGCTATTTGGTTGTATTTTCCTTGGATGTCTTCGATTTTTTCACGCTTTTCTTCTTCTTTTATCATGATAAGCTTGGCGATAAGCATATCCATTG encodes:
- the pepD gene encoding beta-Ala-His dipeptidase codes for the protein MKNIVLENFRELSNVPRCSFDQKRINEYLVNKAKELGLEYDVDDELNIVIRKPATEDKKGHPGVILQGHMDMVCEKEDDSDHDFTKDPIEFIIENGKLTANKTTLGADNGIAVAMGIAILQDENLSHPDLELMITTNEEVGLIGANAVSEDFLKGKYLINVDSEEEGIMTCGCAGGITLNSEFAIKREDFGKYFYKIAINGFRGGHSGQDIDKNHLNAIESTVQILKELSTRHNLRIVSLNGGTKHNAIPRNCELIIASEDEIKDNEINIDGFKQVEAKMEFIFEQVDSQIPMDEQSTEHILNFLTTIPNGVVDMVKGNDNLVETSLNQSIATTTDDKFVFMVSIRSSVLDKIREVEDLITNTTKSNSGIVKSEGFYEPWEYREDSELRDKCLKVYKEVTGKDMQVNVIHAGLECAVFSKKYPDMDMISIGPDMSGVHTPKETLDLESTDRVYEFLKKLVESL